A DNA window from Mobula birostris isolate sMobBir1 chromosome 3, sMobBir1.hap1, whole genome shotgun sequence contains the following coding sequences:
- the LOC140195665 gene encoding LOW QUALITY PROTEIN: cytochrome P450 4V2-like (The sequence of the model RefSeq protein was modified relative to this genomic sequence to represent the inferred CDS: substituted 2 bases at 2 genomic stop codons), with protein MRTGNKWRARRKLITPAFHFTILTELVEVMIEQTNILLGKLEKKAGKGPFNCFNDIALCALDIICETVMDKKVYAQSNSDSEYIYAVYKMNDLVFYRLKMPWFWPDFAYNAFGEGKEHERVLKILHSQKRXVIAEKSDKIENSEEFQRCGSDSDSDLQSKKKYKAFLDVLLSATYENGEKLSQQDIEEEVNTFILEGHDTTAAAINWALHLLGSHPDVLKKVQDELDDVFGNSDHPPSMEDLKNLQYLQCVIKESLRLFPSVPMFGRTLFEDCYIGGFNIPKGINAIIMPYALHRDPRYFPDPEEFRPEXFMPENSSKMNPYAFIPFSGGPRNCIGQRFAVLEEKVILSSILRRFQVEAKQSSEDLHLVGELILRPQDGIWIELQHRTK; from the exons ATGCG TACAGGAAATAAATGGCGTGCTCGGAGGAAGTTGATAACTCCAGCATTTCATTTCACGATTCTGACGGAGCTTGTTGAGGTTATGATCGAACAGACCAATATTTTGCTGGGAAAACTGGAGAAGAAAGCGGGAAAGGGACCTTTTAATTGCTTCAATGACATTGCACTCTGTGCTTTGGACATAATCTGTG AAACTGTCATGGACAAGAAAGTCTATGCTCAGAGTAACAGTGACTCGGAATACATTTATGCAGTCTACAA GATGAATGACTTGGTATTCTACAGGCTGAAAATGCCATGGTTTTGGCCTGACTTTGCTTACAACGCATTTGGAGAAGGAAAGGAACATGAAAGGGTTCTCAAAATCCTACACTCACAGAAAAGGTAG GTGATTGCTGAGAAGTCTGATAAGATTGAGAATTCTGAAGAATTTCAGCGTTGCGGTTCCGATTCAGACTCCGATTTACAGAGCAAGAAGAAGTATAAGGCCTTTCTTGATGTGTTACTCAGTGCAACCTATGAAAATGGAGAAAAGCTGAGTCAGCAGGACATTGAAGAAGAAGTGAACACGTTCATACTTGAG gGCCATGATACTACAGCTGCTGCAATAAACTGGGCTCTTCATCTCTTGGGGTCTCATCCTGATGTACTAAAGAAAGTTCAAGATGAGTTGGATGATGTTTTTG GTAATTCTGATCACCCTCCTTCGATGGAAGATCTGAAGAATCTCCAGTACCTACAGTGTGTTATTAAGGAATCTCTACGTTTGTTCCCTTCTGTTCCAATGTTTGGTCGTACTTTGTTTGAGGATTGCTATATTG GAGGGTTTAACATACCCAAAGGAATCAATGCAATAATCATGCCTTATGCACTACACAGAGATCCAAGGTATTTTCCTGACCCTGAGGAGTTTAGGCCTGAGTGATTTATGCCAGAGAATTCAAGTAAAATGAATCCCTATGCCTTTATTCCATTCTCAGGTGGACCTAGAAACTGCATAG GACAAAGATTTGCAGTACTTGAGGAAAAAGTAATCTTATCATCTATTCTTCGACGATTCCAAGTAGAAGCAAAGCAAAGTTCTGAAGACCTTCACCTTGTGGGAGAATTAATTTTGCGTCCACAAGATGGTATCTGGATAGAACTTCAGCACAGAACAAAATAA
- the LOC140194588 gene encoding plasma kallikrein-like — protein MKSLIYLLCFMVASSEFLSQDNEACYEQSFDGLDFPGDDFHQSVVEDEHNCQRKCTKEPHCQFFTFVKKEFHNEAQRYICYLKNNERGTPSRITLLLGVMSGFSLRKCGFNYTGNKDNLSSVAHCS, from the exons ATGAAGAGTCTAATATATCTTCTTTGCTTTATGGTGGCTTCATCTGAATTTCTTTCACAAGATAACGAAG CCTGTTATGAACAGAGTTTTGATGGTCTTGACTTTCCGGGGGATGACTTCCATCAGTCTGTAGTTGAGGATGAACACAATTGCCAGCGTAAATGTACCAAGGAGCCTCATTGTCAGTTTTTCACCTTTGTGAAAAAGGAGTTTCACAATGAAGCACAGCG CTACATTTGTTACCTCAAAAACAATGAAAGAGGAACTCCATCAAGAATAACATTGCTTTTGGGAGTTATGTCAGGATTTTCTTTAAGAAAATGTGGATTCAATTACACAG GTAACAAAGATAATTTATCCAGTGTGGCACATTGCAGCTAA